GAACTCCAACCCTCATTAGATATGTAATCCATTCCTGTACTCTTACCAAATTTCATTCTCTTCAATGCGTCATTTATCTCACCCTAATTCTACAAACAAGTATATCGTTCTACTTTTATCCTATTTGTAAACCAAAATTGTCTATAAAATGTTTATTAATTGGCATAAATATATTCTTTTTAATCTTTCCATAATAGCTATTATCATTGACTAGCACCTTTTCATCTTTATCCTTAATGCACAAAACCAGTAGAACAGAAATGTGCTCTATAAATCACTCTTCTGCATTGTAGACTGATTTTGTTGGCAATAAAAAACCTGCTATGTTATATATATCATGAATTTTGGGAGGTGATTGGTTTCAATGTGTCTGGTGAAACTAGTGACGCTTTGAACGTCCAAGTGGATATGTTCCACATGAAACCGAGTATGTGCTTTGATATCTGCATGGATAAGCCTGCAAAGCAAGGATTTCAATTTCAAGGCATAGAAGTATGCTGGCTAACAGTTGGCATGATTGCTGTTGGCACAGTCCATTCCCGTGCCAACATAATGACAAGGAGAAAAATGAATAAtcataaaagataagaagaaagAACTTTGTGAAGTTGGAAAAGCAGAGAAGGGACACACATCTGAGAAGTTTGTCGGCACAGTTAATTCCTGCATGTGAGTTGCAATATCAGCATTGAACTGAAGTGCTGCTAACCAATAAAAGAAAGGAGACTCAAGAGTTGTTTAGCTGGAATTCCCTGGCACATGTGATGCATGAAAATTCGTAATGCTAATATATTAGTGACTTTCATAACTAGAATAGGTTACATCACCTAACCAAGGTATAGCAATGGACTTATTAAACAAATTTTGACATGACAATAAGTTGTGCTGCAATGATGGCTGGGCAGAAATTATGtaactttcttttttttgttcacATTCTCCTGAACTTACTATAACCAGGATAATCAACTGTATTGTCATTCATCTATTTAAGAATCCTTTGGTACAATTCCTCTGAATTGGTTATTCTCTCCTTAATTGGTTGAGTACATTACTGTTCTTTGTCATGGTAAGGGTTTTGGAATTTAGACAGTTCTGGTTACTGCATCTCTCCTGAGATGAACAGGATGAATGCAGAATAAAAGGTCTTCCTTTTTTGTGTTGTCATTTTCTTTAAAGTATCTAGCTGGTGCATGTGCCCATCCATTCTACTAACCCTTGAAACCTTGATGTTATGCCACAGAAACTTTACCGCTCTAGTTTTCCCGAAGGTCTGAACATTACAGATGAAATGTTGAGTCCTTATTCATTCACAAGACAAATAGTAGACCAAATATCTCTTGCAAAGGCTTTGGTTGTCATCTCTAAAGATAGCAATAACCTCCAATTTGCAGCAGAGCTGAGTGCCCAAATTCGCAAATGTCAAGCTCTTCTGTCCAGTGCTGCGACAACAGGAACCCCATTAACCACGGAAGAATCAGAAGCAGCAATCCGTGATATGGCTCTCCTGCTCTACCAAGCACAGCAACTCCACTATGACAGTGCAACTATGATTATGAAGATGAAGGGTCAATTCCAATCTTTGGATGAGAAAATGAAATCCGAGGCTGAAAAGAGCACCAAGTATGGGCAGATAGCTGCTGAAGAACTTCCCAAAAGCCTATATTGCTTGGGTATCAGGCTTACCATGGAATGGTTCAGGAATTCAAATTTTCAGAGAGAACTCTCAGAAGGGAGGCACAGGATGGAGAAGCTTAGAGACAACAGTCTCTATCATTATTGTGTGTTCTCTGACAACATCCTTGCTGCATCAGTTGTGGTTAACTCTACTACCATGAACTCAAAGCATCCAGAAATGATTGTATTCCACCTGGTCACAGATGAGGTAAATTTTGCTCCAATGAAGGCCTGGTTCTCCATGAACAGTTTCCGAGGTGCAACCATCGAGGTCCAGAAGGTGGAGGATTTAAGTTGGCTCAATGCCTCCTATGTACCAGTTTTAAAGCAGCTTCAGAACTCTGATACACAGAACTACTACTTTTCTGGAAGTGGTGATAACCGAACACCAGTCAAGTTCAGGAACCCAAAGTACTTATCAATGCTAAATCACTTGAGGTTCTATATCCCAGAAGTCTATCCGGCATTGCAAAAGGTAGTGTTTCTCGATGATGATGTTGTAGTTCAGAAAGATCTCTCAGAATTGTTCACAATTAACATTAATGGAAATGTGATGGGTGCTGTTGAGACTTGCATGGAGACCTTCCACAGATTCCACAAATATCTGAACTACTCCCACCCATTGATACGTGCACATTTTGATCCTGATGCATGTGGGTGGGCATTTGGAATGAATGTCCTTGATCTGAGAGAGTGGCGGCGGAAGAATGTTACTGGCATATATCACTACTGGCAGGAGCGTAATGGCGACCATACCCTCTGGAAGCTTGGGACATTGCCTCCTGGGCTACTGGCCTTTTATGGGTTGGTTGAGAAGCTGGATGCCAAATGGCATGTGCTAGGGTTGGGATACACAAACGTCGACTTGTCGCTTATAAAAAATGGTGCAGTATTGCACTATAATGGGAACATGAAACCATGGTTGAAGATTGGAATGGAGAAGTACAAGGGTCTGTGGGATAAGTATGTGGACTACTCTCACCCTTTGTTGCAACAGTGCTTCGTGCATGGATAAAGAAATATGGGGCCAATGCAAGTGTTGTTCCTAATATCTATCAGATGGGCGGAATCCATATAACAGACAAAGTCTGCAGTCGTGATGTGTAGAATTCGAGGCATTTGTAGACTTAACATATACATTGGTTTTTCCCTGAAAAATTTTGCATTTAATTTTCCTAGGTTCAAGATGTGATTGCAGGGTAGTACTGATTGATGTAATAGATCAAATGAACCTTATTGGTTGTTCTTGTGGCCTAGTCTCTGAAGGACGCAATGCTCTTTGTACTAAAACTAGGTAATTATTTTGCAGGCATCTGTAGCAGAAACATTTCTGCACCATTTTATTTATACTGAAACCAGGACAAGATTAAATTCTTCCATGTTCTTCTGGTGACTCATATATGGATGtatatttattttccttttagATCTGTGAAGTGTGTGAGATCCCTTCTGTTGGATTCATCCTGCTGCCTTACCGTACAATGCTTCCCAGGTACAGCAGCAAAGTATATGTTTATTGTTTCTAGTAAAATCTACTTAGTATTTTTTTCATCCTTGTGCAACTTATACTAATCGAATAGATGTATTTTGAACATTTTCGTGCCATCTTAGATGATTtcatttacttatttattttcatAGTTATACTTAATTGTTCACAAGTAAATTCTGATTTGTAAACATAAATTTGCTCAAAAGTAATAGAAAAAGGGAGAGATTCACTGAGACATACTACTCTCTACTTTTTTCTTGAAGTGTCTAGTAAATTAGCATTCTATAGTAGGAATAATAGTTCCTTAACAATATGCCGAAACAAGGAATAAACATCAAAATAGATATATTCTAAATCATATGATTGGTGATGTTTGCTGAAATATTGAAAATGAATTACGCACAAAAAAGGAATATGATCATTGTAGCAATAATACTAAGAAATCCTCGGTCATTTAAGTTTTGCTGCatggattattattattgttattatggaATAAGTTACTATTACTGATTAAACAATCTAAAATCTTCAATTTTGATGTTGTCAAGGAACAATCCTATGTACAACTTAGTAAATGATGCAGGTGAGTATTAAGTATCCAGAATTGCTTACATGGGTCAACCAACATTATTTTCCACTTATATCCCTCCAAAACTAAGAAAATTATGGATTAAACCGTTATGACTAATATTCACTAGTTGATTATTAGCATATTAATATTAGTTTctaaattaatattaatattcatTCAAAGATATTTGAAAGTTTGAGAGGTCATtggtaataataataaaatatattttagatattaaaatttatgttttTTAGATTCATTGATAACCTGTCGGACGGATTGttgacgtatatatatatatatatatatatatatatatatatatatatatatatatatatatatatatataatcaaaatctATTTTTTAAGCGATATATATGCAGTAATAAAATTTGGAGGATTCGATATAGTATTTATATACAGCGGAAGGATAGATATGTAAATATCGTCCGTACCAAATAAAACCCAATGCCCTCAGCGCCTCCCTCGATCCACTCTCTCCCACCTCTTTCGAGGGCCTCCGCCCGCTAGAAATCCGCTGCCGCCGCCTGCGGCGACCAACATTAGCCACAAAATCCTTGTCGCTTAGGTAACCGTTTCGCCTCCTCCTCTACATTTTGTCTCCCTCTGGTGCTTTTGTCCTCATCTTGGTGATTGGCCCTATTGGTTTCTGTAGGTTGCAAGTTGGGTTCTTTTCGTTACCTGCTTACTTAAAGCATCGTTATGGTTTGATTTCTATCACTTGATTTATCTGAAGCATGGATGATTTCAGTTTCTGGAACTTGCATTCGCTGCAGCATTCAAACTTGACTTAGATGATATACAATGTAGTAAACATCGTTCATATCTCATAAGTTATAGTTGCAAATTGGATCGCAACATAGTTCCTAATGATGTCTGTATTCGCATTATTCCTATGATACAGGAAATTGTTATTAGCTAGGCCTTTGTCAAGCTTGGTTTCTCAAGAGTTGAGTGAGCTCCAGGTGGTTCAGCTAAATTTTCTGCTCAACCACTAGCTAGTTGAATGCTCATTAACAACACAAGGTAAACATATTCAAGTACACTGGTGGAGAAAATCGTACACTTTGTGGTCCAAATCTAATAGTCTGTCTAAAGGTGGTGCCTGTATAATTGTCACACTTTCTTGACAACATTTCTCAGAGCTCTTATTATGTTGTTTTGGGCCTTTTGGCTGTGAGAATGATAAATgaacattttcttttttgttctacatagtttctttttaaatcatttattactatattttaaaaagtaaagTATTGACATCCTATTCAGTTCAAGGAAAATAACGTTGTTTAATTTTTGGAGTAGTTGTGGTTAAAAGAATGTCAGGTTGGGGGATAAATGGCTAAACATGACTTGCTATGCCTTACTCCCATCTTGTCTGTCAGTTGTTACTATGCACTTAGTCTTATGAGGCAAGTTGTTTAGCTTGAGAACTTTAAAGCAAAATGGCAATGCACTTGTAGATGGTAATGATACAAGGtatattttattttctcattGCTCTTAATCATTGTCTTTAGTGCTGATCAAACTGCTTCACCAAGAACCAAGGAAAACATGTCCACATATTTCCTCTCATTTAAAAACCTGGTGATTAAAAGTTTACCATCTTTTCAGTTTGCAGTATTTTGATTTAAACATGATGACTATTAGCATACATGGCCTAGCCAAACACAATAGGAATTTTATATTGAGTTTTGATGATTATGTTGGAAAACTTAAGAATGATCTTGGAATTTCTACATATCATCTATGACATCAGCAATCTGGAACTTGCTCTTATTTTGTTAGCCTTTGTTAATGATTTGAGAACCTCTTAAAACAGATCTATTTCTTGGTCCTCTTAAATTCTTAATAATGATTTCTAACCTCCTATTAATTGGATAGGAAATGGTGTTCACAATATATTATGCATatcttttcactttttttttctaaaatcatgGACACATTAATCACATTAGATTTTTAGAGATTGGAAAATGGTTAAAGAACCAAATCTCAGTCTTAGTTGGAGGAAGTTTTCATTATCTTCTCTAGCTTGCTATGGAAGGCTGATGATGATGCTATGCTAATTTTCCCATATGGAACACAAGTCAAGCTTCCCTATAGCCTTTATTTTGCAGAAATTAGGAGCTTAAATTATGGTGTTATGTGTGTGCATTGTCAACACATTCTACTTTTGGCTGATTTGTTTTATTGATTTATTCAGAAAAAAGAACATGAATAAGCTTGTGCTTTAttttctcaaaggaaaaggaattaTGGAATTGTGACAACCTAATATATCACAACTATCTAAAACTGCTTTATAAAAACCATGCTGAGAAAAGACTAGGGAAGTTTGTAAAAATCTATGAGGGAAAATTGGATAATATATTATGGAAAATCTAATTGCAATGGTCTGAACTAATATACTTCATGGAAAACATTCAACCAAATTACTGCACTAGAGCATTTAATATGTATTTCTGAATAAATGGGGAATATTGTGCACCAGCATGCGATGCAACTTATGATGTAGGCAATGCAAAAGTGAGTTATGTGCAATGGGACCTTGAAATGAACTTTGATCCATCACCCAATTAATACCCTTCAATAAAGCAAATATCATGAATCCAATTAATGTGTGGAAGTTTGCGTCTGTTAGTAATATCTGACAGTAATTGCTACTCGTGTAGTAATTGGCTGTTGTTCTCTTTGTAGGTTAAACCAAATGGGCGAACGTGGGTGATTATTAAGAACTAAGCTTTAAAAGAAAATCTAAACCTCATGTCATTTGGGGAAAAATGGTATTCACATTTGTTCTATCTCTATTCTGCAATTTGTCTTGATCTTAGTCATTCTGGTAAATGATGTTGACAGAGACCTTAAAAGGCATTAAGTTTACCTTACCAGCATATTAACTAAATGCTTTTAGCATTGCTAGTATGATATGTCTACCCAGCATTCACCTCAAATCATTGACTAGATTCAAAGAATGTAAATAATCATGTGTACTTTAAGTTATTATGTTAAATGAAAAACTCTAATGCACCTTATTTTGAAAGAAGCAAGCTTTTAAAAGATTGATGGTGTGAGATTATCCATTTATGGTTATGAATGTAGTGGCCCCCACTATAGTTACACAAATAAATTTATGCAACTATAATAGCTTAATTAGAAAACAGGGACACATCATTTTTCCTATCATCTCGTGGAATCTGTTCAACCTGTCTTTGCTTGTCATTCTCTGATTTTGATGTGTGATACTGTTTGTTCTTATGCAGTGGTTACCATATAATGATGCCTGGTTAATCAGCTCCTAATTCAAATCTGTGTATTCTTAATACCGAGTATAGAGCTATGGTGTTGGTTCAGCTGATTAGGCCATGATTCTGAATGGAGGCATGGTGACATTAGGCAGCATGGCGATGAAACCTGGGCCTTGCAGGACAACAAATAATTCCAATATATCTTACTTTTCCCATCATCGGACGGTTTCTGCATCTCCAAAAATAAAGATGTTGCATGGTGCTTCCCAAGATTTTGATCAATTGCACTGAAGAGGTATGTGCATATGCCTGGTGGTTCTGTTTTTACCGATTTAGGAATTAGATATTCAGAGACATTCCAATACTCGGTGCAGAAACATGACCACTGATATGGGGTTGACATTTTGTGCAGTCTGCAGCTTAATGTACAACATTGAAGTTAATTAATTTGTGAATTTTATGTTTTTGTGGACTATAAGCATATTTTCATGTTCACTTGATGTTTCTCACTTGTAAATTAAATGAGTAGGGTCATCTTGAACATCAAGTTGTATGAAAATTATCAAGAAAGTACTGCTTTCCGAGAGAGATTATTGAGAGAAAAGTATGAGTTTGTAATGCATCCTAATTTCAGTGCAAAATTTCTTGGTCTAGTAATTGCATTTTCAAAACCATGCAAGTCTATGCTACTCTTAATGGTTTCTCACTCAAATGTTCTTTAAAGCACAGTGATTGAGATAACAATATTCTAATTGTCAGCCCAAAAGGACACATATTGGTACATCGGCCTTAACATTTCTTCAAACTAGTTAGTGATTGACATTCTCTGTCTTATTTAGTATTCGAAGTGGAATATTGCAGTGTATGTTGTTTTCACAATTCTATAATGTTTACATATTTCCAGATCGGGCCTTCATGCATCTATCAAATGTGTTGCCCTCCCTCCAAAGTGATCATGGCAGCCTTTCACATATGATGCCAATTTTCCCTAAGCTCTGTACTGCAAGGCCCAGAAACCACATCGTTCCTAGAGCTTCGAACGATGTCCCTTTGAGCTATCGTTATCCACCAATGACCAAGAAGCCCAAGTGGTGGTGGAGAACTTTAGCCTTTCACATGACCAAGAACCCCTCCATGAGACATGGATGTATGCTGGGACAACATACCATCTCCATCCTTGGAGGACTTTAAGTTCCTTACTTACCCCTTCCTTGGATTCATTGGGCGCTTCCCGAGCTGGTTCCTTATGGCCTACTTCTTTGCTGCTTACCTAGGGGTTGTGAGGAAGAAAGAATGGCCACACTTTTTCCGTTTTCATGTTGTAATGGGGATGCTGCTTGAGATAGTCCTCCAGGTCATAGGGACCGTGAGCTGTTGGATGCCGCTTGCTGTATACTGGGGCAAGATTGGGATGCATTTCTGTACTGCAGTTGCATTTGGCTACTTGTTCACAGTGCTGGAGAGCATGAGGTGTGCAGTAGAAGTCATGTATGCTGACATTCCTTTTGTCTGTGATGCTGCATACATTCAGATTCCGTATGACTAAGAATGGTAGTGCTTCAGATCTTGGTTTGTCATTTGAGGTACAACTTCTTTGAGAAAGTTTCTCCTTGGTGGGAACTGGAACTTCTTTACTTTATGTACTCAGAACATAAAGGTTGTAGGATACCTGGTGAATTTTATTGGCCAATGTCCATGTTTTGATAGATTGGGATATGGATTGATTGGTAATGTTATAACCCATGTTGTATTAGTTACAGATTTCTGCTTGTATCTTTCTAGATGTTTAATTTCTacaacatcatcatcaacaaaGTTGTGTCTCAGCTTGTTTGGGGTCGGCTAGATGTTTaatttctgattatggttatgttGCCATAACTAGACTGTTATTTACATGGAAAAGCTTGGTGTTAAGTAAATTATACAAGTCTGTAAGCACTTGTGTTTAGgttatgatgcatgtaatgagtgCATTTATTAACTTGTGTTTAGGTTCACAAGAGATGTTGGTAACTTTGGCCTGGCGTTCCTATATATAcatcatcatttgatttatttttatgCTTATGGAAGTCTCCTTAATCAAAACTTTAATTAATTCTATATTTTTACTCCTACATTATAAATTTCATCTGTCTATATCAAGATTATCATTCTTATTGATTCACTTGGTGGCTGAGCATTCAACCATTCTAGTTTTAATCTGTGATTACCCTGTAGGTCTCTAAATGCCACAATGGACTCACTTGCATAAATCTGTAGAAGGTAAATGCAAACTTTACTGCTACTATATTGACCTATATTATTCACATACTTGCTGTGATTTCAAGCTAATCACAAGGTATCTTTACTgataatattcatatatatatatatatgtatatatatacacatatctcTGGTTCATTGTCCAGATATGTATCCAATTCTGTCCATAGATACTTATCATGTTTAATATTAAGTATATGAAATACTTGATTTATTGATTTAATATAATTACACTACCAATCTAAGTTAATTAGTGCCAACTCAAAACATCTCCTATTAACTAATAGTGGCACATCAAGCTATCGACTTTGAGATTAACGTAATCTCCAATAGATTACTAATATTAACCTATTAATACGTTAAGCGAAACATACGTAAATCTTCCATTAGACTTGGATGCCTCTAATGTAAATGAGGAGAATTGGAGAACTTACACAGAGAATAAATAACTTTATGGACTATGATATAAATATCTAAAATGGGTAAATAATTGCATATCGCTTTCATCTTAACACGGAGGGATCAAATTTGGAGGCCtttaatataaatagcaataatttAAGGAGTTATCTGAAAATAAATGTTTCTATGGATTATTATATTTAAGGTCAAAAGAGATGAGTAATTGCTCATCAGTCCTCTCCAATTATATATATACCGCGTTGAACCCTGATTCGGGAGGCTTAATTTGTCACCGCTGCTTCGACAGCAGAAGAGAAAAGAGATCTCATATACACCTATggcggcgcgggcggcactcgcggcggcggcggcatccTCGTTCTTCTCCCGCTCATCGTCCGTCGCTCCGGCGGCGAGGCTGGTCCCCCGCCGGGGCCTAGCCGGCGGCGGAGGTCCGGACCTTTCTCCCTTCTTGTTCTCTGTCTTGATCGCTAGGGTTTTTAGATCCGAACCCTATTCAGGTGTTCCGATTCTTAGATTCGATCGTTCTTTTGAGCTCCCTTACCAAGAAATCTTACTTATTAATTTCTCGATTAGTCCATTTTGATATAGGTGAATTCGTGGTTCTTATGCGTTACTTCCTTGTTTTCATGTGAGCCATTAAGAATTTCGTGGTGGAACGAGTTGGATCCACCGTGCTCTGGGATTTGATGGGTTTGGTTGATGTCTccgtgaacaatgcatacttttGTTCGTAGGGACCTTTCTGGTTGACCCATGACTGTGAATGATCGTATGGGGCACGGTTTGGAGATTGGCCTATTTTAAAAGGCCAATCTCGAAACCGTTGTTTAATTGGATGAAACATTTGTGTTTCTGTATAGGTCCTATTTTAAAAGCAAGAATGTATAAGGACGACCGACATCTAACTTTAGGAAGAGGGAAATTGAAATGTTATATTAAAGAAATCAGGTAATAGGAGAATATGCAGTGAAATAGGTGAAAAGAAAGAGCAAGGGAGTCAATGGGATTATCACTTCTGATTTCCCAAAACCCTGCAGCACGAACAGAATATTCAAATTTCAAATAGTAGCTGTTTAAAATTTGAGTTCAGGAGTCTAATACCCAGTACTTACAGATAATTGCTCCTACGaatgtctcttttttcttttcatttttcagTTTTTGACAAACTTATACGATAATCCATGATCCACAAGACTGTAAGCtaaaattcttctttttttactcGTACTACAATTTTGAAATGGCGGTGAGCTTGATTTTGGTCTCAGTTGGGTGTAACTTAAATGTTCTTGATCATTTACTAACTTTCATTGGTAAGCTTTTCTGTTTGTATAAGATAATCTTCACTTGATTTACTGATAATTTATCATGAAATTGGATTTCATATTTTAACTTCTTATATGTTATATATAGCCATATTCTGAACTAATCTGGTCACATGGTTcttatcatattatttattacCTACCATTTCTGCAGATCATCATGGACCCCCAAAGGTCAACTTCTGGGAAGATCCACTCAGTCCATCTAAATGGAAGGAAGAACATGTAAGTTTCAAATTGAATATAATACCTACTTTATAAATCAAAAGCTAAACGATTTTAGGCATTTGACTTGTCAAGAGGAGAGATAAAGATTTAGTGCTGGATATTAAGTATTTTATTGGTGATAAGACACCTTCTAACTTTTAACTATGCTGTACATCTATGTTAAACCATATATTAAATGGTTTTGATTTGTGTTTACAACTCTATCATCCAAAAATCCCAATTGTtcctttttgtagaaatatttcttACTCTCCTATAACCATTAATGAAGGTTTGAAAGGCCTGGTTTAAGAATACTAGTATATTTTGGGACAAATATTAGATCAGCCAAATTAATTTCTGAACAATGTTTGCCCGGGTTTGAAGCTGGAACCGTTTGGAGTGACATAATTAATCAAGAGGAATGACATAATTAATTGAGATCGACTTGGAACTCCTGGAACTGTTTGAATCTGTTGATTGCCTTTGGTGATTTGGAGCCAGAATATTTTAGCCTTTAGAAATTCAGGTATTTGGAATCACCTGCAGCTAATTAAAATTTTGGAATAATCTGATTAGGAGCTGAAAACAGTAGAATTTCAAACCATGATATAAATGCTAACTATAATGTGAAAAACTTTATAATGCTAAATTCTAACTACTGTATAGATCTTGAAgatgttttgatcttttaagtttTTGCAAACTTAAGACACTGTGATATGAGGCTATTCTCATGCTGTCTAGCAAACAAGTTAATTATGTCCCTCCAAGACTTATTATTTTGCGGCTTCATGATGCACATTAAGCCTATTTCAGTGGCACAATGGAATTTGTGAAATTGctataatcttttgatacattcgtaATATCTAATTTCTTCTGAAAAAAACGAAATAAGTGATCTTAGAGTTTTAGATTTTCTGAAATAGGATATTGAGAGGAGTTAATATGTTTATTACCTATGCAGAGCTTTACACTTTTGCTCTTAGTGTGGAACAATCAGAGCTGTTAGTTCATAAGTAATTGGCTTCATGAGTTCAGGTTAAACTTTGCAACCAAGCTAGTAATTTACTGTTTGTTACTCTGAAGAGCTTGAAAAGTGAGCTCTTTTGCTGATTTTAGTTCAATAAATATGTGTACCGAAACACAGCCTATATCAGTATTCCTTTTGGTTTATTTTCATCATTTATGATTTGCTTTCATTAGCATTTCTCAAAATAAATGAAGAAAGTTCACTCGCAAGTTAGGAGAAGATCCTCGAAGTGTATCATTTTTCAACTTCAGTTATACCAGGTGAAAATTGTTTTCTCATGAGTTTCTCTATAACTTAAGTTTGATGGAGTTGTATGTGCTAAAGTTAGATTATTAATGCATGTGAAATCCAAGTTCGAACTGTTTTTTATGGTTATTGGAGGAGAGACATTAATTCGTTTGATTATGCATAAAAGTTACAGAGCACCTTTTGTCTATCCTCTGAAGTATGGTTGATACAACAAAAACTCAGAAAATGTGTTATCAGAAGCAAGGTTTAGTTCAATGGCCAATAAACTGGATGACCAGTAAACTTTTACTGATGGTGTTGAAGTGATGTAAATGCAAGAGTTCAGTCTCGACTCCTTTTTTCTTACAATAGTGATTTGTTTAAACAATTTATTTGAAGTAATTTGTTTACTATTTTTCTCTTCCCTCCATCCTTACTGGATATTTATCCATGATTTGTGGAACAacatactttttctttttttctttatgcttGATGATCTGCTCCTTGTTTTGAAGTGCAATATTCTTACTTATTGACTGGGTCAGATTCACTTCTATTCACCTTTTCTGAAAAAACCAAGTTTCAGATTTTGAAAGGCATTGatgcttttttttgttttgcGAATCAAAGTGAGTAATGGAATCAAATCAGGAAATGGGTGAAATTGTTTGGGACTTCATCATTCTTAGGGGTTATGatctcatgaaaataatttatttaagttGGTTTTCTCAACTCTATCTAGC
The window above is part of the Musa acuminata AAA Group cultivar baxijiao chromosome BXJ2-6, Cavendish_Baxijiao_AAA, whole genome shotgun sequence genome. Proteins encoded here:
- the LOC135615084 gene encoding probable galacturonosyltransferase 10 isoform X1; this encodes MRRRPFDLRRPARRRWLSIVWVWFVAAGLGVLLLLVVLSREKLPRSDPPLVRQKLYRSSFPEGLNITDEMLSPYSFTRQIVDQISLAKALVVISKDSNNLQFAAELSAQIRKCQALLSSAATTGTPLTTEESEAAIRDMALLLYQAQQLHYDSATMIMKMKGQFQSLDEKMKSEAEKSTKYGQIAAEELPKSLYCLGIRLTMEWFRNSNFQRELSEGRHRMEKLRDNSLYHYCVFSDNILAASVVVNSTTMNSKHPEMIVFHLVTDEVNFAPMKAWFSMNSFRGATIEVQKVEDLSWLNASYVPVLKQLQNSDTQNYYFSGSGDNRTPVKFRNPKYLSMLNHLRFYIPEVYPALQKVVFLDDDVVVQKDLSELFTININGNVMGAVETCMETFHRFHKYLNYSHPLIRAHFDPDACGWAFGMNVLDLREWRRKNVTGIYHYWQERNGDHTLWKLGTLPPGLLAFYGLVEKLDAKWHVLGLGYTNVDLSLIKNGAVLHYNGNMKPWLKIGMEKYKGLWDKYVDYSHPLLQQCFVHG
- the LOC135615084 gene encoding probable galacturonosyltransferase 10 isoform X2; protein product: MALHRLGLVRGRRPRGAPPPRGAQSREAAEIRSAVGPPAELSAQIRKCQALLSSAATTGTPLTTEESEAAIRDMALLLYQAQQLHYDSATMIMKMKGQFQSLDEKMKSEAEKSTKYGQIAAEELPKSLYCLGIRLTMEWFRNSNFQRELSEGRHRMEKLRDNSLYHYCVFSDNILAASVVVNSTTMNSKHPEMIVFHLVTDEVNFAPMKAWFSMNSFRGATIEVQKVEDLSWLNASYVPVLKQLQNSDTQNYYFSGSGDNRTPVKFRNPKYLSMLNHLRFYIPEVYPALQKVVFLDDDVVVQKDLSELFTININGNVMGAVETCMETFHRFHKYLNYSHPLIRAHFDPDACGWAFGMNVLDLREWRRKNVTGIYHYWQERNGDHTLWKLGTLPPGLLAFYGLVEKLDAKWHVLGLGYTNVDLSLIKNGAVLHYNGNMKPWLKIGMEKYKGLWDKYVDYSHPLLQQCFVHG